A genomic window from Flavobacterium johnsoniae includes:
- a CDS encoding ferritin-like domain-containing protein: MNILKFIESFTDDNLMNSTGSRRDSFSQFGNIGKNLALASIPFGLSALTNKAFAKDITATPATPIGALQFALTLEYLENEFYAMALDSGVIPASENGGRDLKVFQQIAAHESDHVKFLIAGLGGSASANFVPKPTFDFTVGGAFNPFGDYPTFLALAQAFEDTGVRAYKGQAANLITTPDLLTAALQIHSVEARHASEVRRLRGLKGWISNSERGAGMPAATQAVYDGEGVTMQAGFNTATAFGAAAGSEAYDEPLTTQQVVDIANIFIV; this comes from the coding sequence ATGAACATTTTAAAATTTATAGAATCCTTTACTGATGACAATTTAATGAATAGTACTGGTTCTCGAAGAGACAGCTTTTCGCAGTTTGGGAATATTGGAAAAAATTTAGCCTTAGCATCAATTCCATTCGGATTATCCGCTCTTACCAATAAAGCTTTCGCTAAAGATATAACCGCAACGCCAGCAACTCCAATTGGAGCTTTGCAATTTGCTTTGACCTTAGAATATCTTGAAAACGAGTTTTACGCCATGGCATTAGATTCAGGTGTAATTCCTGCTTCTGAAAATGGCGGACGCGATTTAAAAGTATTTCAGCAAATTGCTGCACACGAATCAGATCACGTAAAATTTTTGATTGCAGGTTTAGGCGGTTCAGCAAGCGCCAATTTTGTTCCGAAACCAACTTTTGACTTTACAGTTGGAGGCGCTTTTAATCCGTTTGGAGATTACCCAACCTTTTTAGCTTTAGCACAAGCTTTTGAAGATACAGGAGTTCGAGCTTATAAAGGACAAGCAGCAAACTTGATTACTACACCAGATTTATTAACCGCAGCACTACAGATTCATTCTGTTGAAGCACGTCACGCTTCAGAAGTTAGAAGATTGCGAGGTTTAAAAGGATGGATTTCTAATTCCGAAAGAGGTGCAGGTATGCCTGCAGCAACACAAGCTGTTTACGATGGCGAAGGTGTAACAATGCAGGCAGGATTTAACACTGCAACTGCTTTTGGTGCCGCAGCAGGCTCCGAAGCTTATGATGAGCCACTTACAACACAACAAGTGGTCGATATAGCAAATATATTTATTGTATAA
- the polA gene encoding DNA polymerase I, producing MSTQKRLFLLDAYALIFRGYYAFIKNPRINSKGMDTSAIMGFMNSLLDVIKREKPDHLAVAFDKGGSHVRTEMFVEYKANRDATPEAIKIAVPYIQELLRAMHIPIIEVEGCEADDLIGTIAKQAEKQNYKVFMVTPDKDFAQLVSENIFMYKPARMGNGIEIWGIPEVLAKFEIERPEQVIDFLGMMGDAVDNIPGLPGVGEVTAKKFLKEYGTMENLLENTHLLKGKMKENIEANKEKGILSKKLATIICDCDVTFNEDDYELSRPDIEKTDAIFQELEFRRMAEQFDNLFKTDGTQTAAPEVSDAKLYKKPQPKNEDQFDLFGGGNTNGENAEIERTSFYSTLENTEHFYQTIQGDLGIKMLLQNLEKQTSVCFDTETTGIDALHAELVGMSFSYEKGKAFYVPFPESQEEAQTLINKFVPFFENENIEKIGQNLKYDLKILSNYGVTVKGKLFDTMIAHYLINPDMRHNMDILAETYLKYSPKSIETLIGKKGKNQLSMRDVPLEDIKEYAAEDADITLQLKEIFTSELDKTETKKLFDEIEIPLVSVLADMETEGIRLDVDFLKAMSSEMEVEIKSLEEKIYETAGEKFNLASPKQLGDILFDKLKIGGSKQKKTKTGQYATGEEVLTYLANDNPIVKQILDWRQMVKLQSTYILALPEQVDKKTLRVHTDYMQTVAATGRLSSNNPNLQNIPIRTERGRQIRKAFVARDENYTLISADYSQIELRIIAALSGEENMIAAFQNGEDIHRATAAKVFDVALEEVSREQRSNAKTVNFGIIYGVSAFGLSNQTSLSRSESAALIDAYYKTYPRLKSYISEQVEFAREKGYVQTILGRRRYLKDINSANAVVRSAAERNAVNAPIQGSAADVIKIAMINIHKKLRDENWKSKMLLQVHDELVFDVHNDELEKIQPMIKHEMENAFKMSVPLEVELGMGKDWLEAH from the coding sequence ATGTCGACTCAAAAACGCCTTTTTCTTCTAGATGCATATGCATTAATTTTTCGTGGTTATTATGCTTTTATTAAAAACCCGAGAATCAACTCTAAAGGAATGGATACATCTGCAATTATGGGTTTTATGAACTCACTTTTGGATGTTATTAAAAGAGAAAAACCAGATCATTTGGCTGTAGCTTTTGATAAAGGCGGAAGTCATGTAAGAACAGAAATGTTTGTAGAATACAAAGCCAATCGCGATGCAACGCCTGAGGCTATTAAAATTGCGGTTCCTTATATTCAGGAATTATTACGCGCTATGCATATTCCGATTATTGAAGTTGAAGGTTGCGAAGCCGATGATTTAATTGGAACAATCGCTAAACAAGCCGAAAAACAAAATTATAAAGTCTTTATGGTAACGCCCGATAAAGATTTTGCTCAATTGGTTTCTGAAAATATCTTCATGTACAAACCTGCCCGTATGGGTAACGGAATCGAAATTTGGGGAATTCCTGAGGTTTTGGCAAAATTTGAAATCGAAAGACCTGAACAAGTAATTGATTTTCTTGGAATGATGGGCGACGCCGTAGATAATATTCCAGGATTACCAGGCGTCGGAGAAGTTACGGCTAAAAAATTCTTGAAAGAATACGGCACAATGGAAAACCTTTTAGAAAATACACATTTACTAAAAGGCAAAATGAAAGAAAACATTGAAGCCAATAAAGAAAAAGGTATTTTATCTAAAAAACTCGCAACCATTATCTGCGATTGCGATGTTACTTTTAATGAAGACGATTACGAACTTTCTCGTCCTGATATTGAAAAAACAGATGCTATTTTTCAGGAATTGGAATTTAGAAGAATGGCAGAGCAATTTGACAATTTGTTTAAAACAGATGGAACTCAAACTGCAGCGCCAGAAGTTTCGGACGCAAAATTATACAAGAAACCACAGCCAAAAAATGAAGATCAATTTGATCTTTTTGGAGGCGGAAATACGAATGGTGAAAATGCTGAAATCGAAAGAACTTCATTTTACAGCACTTTAGAAAATACAGAGCATTTTTACCAAACAATCCAAGGCGATTTAGGCATTAAAATGCTTTTACAAAATTTAGAAAAACAGACTTCAGTTTGTTTTGATACTGAAACAACTGGAATTGACGCACTTCATGCAGAATTGGTCGGAATGTCATTTTCTTATGAAAAAGGAAAAGCTTTCTATGTCCCGTTTCCAGAAAGTCAGGAAGAAGCTCAAACTTTGATCAATAAATTTGTCCCGTTTTTTGAAAATGAAAATATTGAGAAAATTGGACAAAATTTAAAATACGATTTAAAAATCCTTTCTAATTATGGTGTTACCGTAAAAGGAAAACTTTTTGATACGATGATCGCGCATTATCTGATTAATCCAGATATGCGTCATAATATGGATATTTTGGCTGAAACGTATTTAAAATATTCTCCAAAATCTATTGAAACTTTAATTGGCAAAAAAGGAAAAAACCAGCTTTCTATGCGCGATGTTCCTTTAGAAGATATTAAAGAATATGCTGCTGAAGATGCCGATATTACTTTACAATTAAAAGAAATTTTTACTTCAGAATTAGACAAAACAGAAACTAAAAAGTTATTTGATGAAATCGAAATTCCGTTAGTAAGTGTTTTAGCCGATATGGAAACGGAAGGAATTCGTTTGGATGTTGATTTCTTAAAAGCAATGTCTTCCGAAATGGAAGTTGAAATCAAATCTTTAGAAGAAAAAATATACGAAACTGCGGGCGAGAAATTCAATTTGGCTTCTCCAAAACAATTAGGAGATATTTTATTTGATAAACTTAAAATTGGCGGCTCAAAACAGAAGAAAACCAAAACGGGTCAATATGCAACTGGCGAAGAAGTTTTGACTTATTTAGCGAATGACAACCCGATTGTAAAACAAATTTTAGATTGGCGTCAAATGGTAAAATTACAAAGCACTTATATTTTGGCTTTACCAGAACAGGTTGACAAAAAAACTTTGCGCGTTCATACCGATTATATGCAAACTGTTGCGGCTACGGGGCGTTTGAGTTCTAATAATCCTAACTTGCAGAATATTCCAATTCGTACCGAAAGAGGTCGTCAAATTCGTAAAGCTTTTGTAGCGCGTGATGAAAATTATACTTTAATTTCTGCCGATTACTCGCAAATTGAATTAAGAATTATCGCTGCTTTAAGTGGCGAAGAAAATATGATTGCAGCTTTCCAAAACGGAGAAGATATTCACAGAGCAACCGCAGCAAAAGTTTTTGATGTGGCGTTAGAAGAAGTTTCTCGCGAACAAAGAAGTAATGCCAAAACGGTAAACTTTGGAATCATCTACGGTGTTTCTGCTTTTGGACTAAGTAACCAAACTTCTCTTTCAAGAAGCGAAAGTGCTGCTTTGATCGATGCTTATTACAAAACATATCCTCGTCTTAAATCTTATATTTCAGAACAAGTTGAATTTGCTCGTGAAAAAGGTTACGTTCAAACTATTTTAGGTCGTCGTCGTTATTTAAAAGACATCAATTCTGCTAATGCAGTTGTAAGAAGTGCTGCCGAAAGAAATGCTGTAAACGCACCAATTCAAGGAAGTGCTGCCGATGTGATTAAAATTGCAATGATCAACATTCATAAAAAACTTCGAGACGAAAACTGGAAATCTAAAATGCTACTTCAAGTACATGATGAGCTTGTGTTCGATGTTCACAATGACGAACTCGAAAAAATCCAGCCAATGATTAAACATGAAATGGAAAATGCATTTAAAATGTCGGTTCCTTTGGAAGTTGAATTAGGAATGGGTAAAGATTGGTTAGAAGCGCATTGA
- a CDS encoding response regulator transcription factor, giving the protein MNVLIVEDNRELAVEVYDFLCNAGYICKIAHTCADALEEFNSNDYDAMLLDLGLPDGDGFEVLQTVRKTKSKMAVIVLTARGELDDRINGLHLGADDYLTKPFALTELSARLFAVIRRIHGFTLNNLSINGFVLQLQDYKVSFNEQPINLTKKEFDIFQYLVLNKNRVITRLQLTEHIWGDILEVNSDSNFIDVHVRNLRKKLDKHAPIDWFETVRNVGYRINE; this is encoded by the coding sequence ATGAATGTTTTAATTGTAGAAGATAATCGAGAACTTGCAGTAGAAGTCTATGATTTTTTGTGTAATGCAGGATATATCTGCAAAATTGCGCATACTTGTGCTGATGCCTTAGAAGAATTTAATAGTAACGATTATGATGCGATGCTTCTAGATTTAGGACTTCCAGATGGAGATGGTTTTGAGGTTTTGCAAACTGTTAGAAAAACAAAATCGAAAATGGCAGTAATTGTCTTAACAGCAAGAGGCGAACTAGATGACAGAATTAATGGTTTGCATCTTGGTGCCGACGATTATCTGACCAAACCTTTTGCTCTTACCGAACTTAGCGCCAGATTATTTGCAGTTATCAGAAGAATTCATGGTTTTACTTTAAACAATCTTTCTATTAATGGTTTTGTCTTGCAACTTCAGGATTATAAAGTGAGTTTTAATGAACAGCCAATTAATTTAACCAAAAAAGAATTTGATATTTTTCAATATTTGGTTTTGAATAAAAATCGAGTAATCACGCGTCTTCAACTTACAGAACATATTTGGGGAGATATTCTAGAAGTCAATTCAGATTCTAATTTTATCGATGTTCATGTTCGAAATCTTAGAAAAAAACTAGACAAACATGCTCCAATAGATTGGTTCGAAACCGTTCGAAATGTAGGTTATCGTATAAACGAATAA
- a CDS encoding sensor histidine kinase: protein MKIKHQLAIFNALTRLLVILILWLMLPILVQNVVYHHINNSLLEKKKKFIEHLNQEEINDFIENPDDSTETFSEFSTLHSEFLVLSRVPIKPHQKKTTFTNEYRKIENEESEYRILQHHFTYEGEDYQLEIGSSLAEVNDLTFVIRFFILIVFVVILFITFLADTFYIEYLLKPFYKIIDTKIRRVNEPETFDHTPIKAASRDFRELDFVLNQMMDRISEVFKKEKQFISNVSHELLTPIALLKNKLENLLQNESLDDNAVDKIAGSLKTLDMLKKIINNLLLISRIDNNQYEANEEINLREIVVDLQEDLQDRIDDREIEFVNKMQNSFVFLGNKTLIHILIYNLVTNAIKYNKPNGSILIEDGFVDEQYFIKVKDSGIGMDESQLEKIFSRFARISSDQEGQGLGLAIAQSIASFHHIEIKVESELGKGTSFILWFQKAN, encoded by the coding sequence GTGAAAATAAAACATCAATTAGCCATTTTTAATGCACTGACAAGATTGTTGGTAATTTTGATTTTATGGTTAATGCTTCCCATTTTGGTTCAAAATGTAGTTTATCATCATATAAATAATAGTCTTCTCGAAAAAAAGAAGAAATTTATTGAACATCTTAATCAGGAAGAAATCAATGATTTTATAGAAAATCCAGACGATTCTACTGAAACTTTTTCAGAGTTTTCGACGCTTCATAGCGAGTTTTTAGTTTTATCTCGTGTTCCGATAAAACCGCATCAAAAGAAAACCACTTTTACAAATGAATATCGTAAGATTGAAAATGAAGAAAGCGAATATCGAATTTTGCAACATCATTTTACTTACGAGGGAGAAGATTATCAGTTAGAAATTGGAAGCAGTTTGGCTGAAGTTAATGATTTGACTTTTGTGATTCGTTTCTTTATACTGATTGTTTTTGTCGTCATCTTATTTATTACTTTTTTGGCTGATACTTTTTATATAGAATATCTTCTCAAACCATTTTATAAAATTATCGATACTAAAATCAGGCGTGTAAACGAACCTGAAACTTTCGATCACACTCCGATAAAAGCAGCTTCGCGAGATTTTAGAGAATTAGATTTTGTTTTAAATCAAATGATGGATCGTATTTCGGAAGTTTTTAAAAAAGAAAAACAATTTATTTCGAATGTTTCGCATGAATTGCTAACGCCAATTGCACTTCTTAAAAATAAACTCGAAAATTTGTTGCAAAATGAATCTTTAGACGACAACGCAGTCGATAAAATTGCGGGTTCGTTGAAGACTTTAGATATGCTGAAAAAAATCATTAATAATTTATTGCTGATTTCCAGAATAGACAATAATCAATACGAAGCCAATGAAGAAATCAATCTTAGAGAAATTGTCGTTGATTTACAAGAAGATCTTCAAGATCGTATTGACGACAGAGAAATTGAGTTTGTAAATAAAATGCAAAACAGTTTTGTCTTTTTAGGAAACAAAACTTTAATTCATATTCTCATTTATAATTTGGTTACAAATGCCATAAAATACAATAAACCAAATGGGAGTATTCTTATTGAAGATGGTTTTGTTGATGAACAATATTTCATTAAAGTAAAAGATTCCGGAATTGGAATGGACGAATCGCAATTGGAAAAAATCTTCAGCAGGTTTGCCAGAATTAGTTCAGATCAAGAAGGGCAGGGGCTTGGGCTTGCAATTGCGCAAAGCATTGCATCTTTTCACCATATTGAGATTAAAGTAGAATCTGAATTAGGTAAAGGGACTTCTTTTATTTTATGGTTTCAAAAAGCCAATTAA
- a CDS encoding ferritin-like domain-containing protein, with translation MKNEVKIHEVDPSLNSRRSFLKLSGLTLATTGLILAGCSDNDNDNDMPDTSLPGIRNGVFDLGSGDFGVLTYAYALEQLEADFYTKVVNASSFNTVFSSLEREVLTDLYHHEVVHRDFFKAALTGALPDPSSQLLPSLAFNYGSLNFNSRTEVLATAKALEDTGVAAYNGAGKLIKTADYLLLAGKIVSVEARHAAAIRSLINPNSKDFAGDDIVNMSTGLDDAKDPSKILPIAAGFITTKFTAKYLP, from the coding sequence ATGAAAAACGAAGTTAAAATTCATGAAGTAGACCCTTCATTGAATAGTAGAAGGAGCTTTCTTAAGCTCAGTGGATTAACCCTTGCAACAACAGGTTTGATTCTAGCTGGCTGCAGCGACAATGACAACGACAATGACATGCCAGACACTTCTTTGCCAGGAATAAGAAATGGTGTTTTTGATTTAGGCTCTGGAGATTTTGGAGTATTAACCTATGCATACGCTCTCGAACAACTAGAAGCCGACTTTTATACTAAGGTTGTTAATGCCAGTAGTTTCAATACCGTGTTTAGCAGTCTGGAACGCGAAGTTCTAACAGATTTATACCATCACGAAGTCGTACATAGAGATTTTTTCAAAGCTGCTTTGACTGGAGCGCTTCCTGATCCAAGTTCACAATTACTTCCTTCTTTAGCCTTTAATTATGGATCATTGAATTTCAACAGTCGTACCGAAGTTTTAGCTACAGCAAAAGCATTAGAAGATACTGGCGTTGCAGCTTATAACGGTGCTGGTAAATTGATTAAAACAGCCGACTACCTATTATTAGCAGGAAAAATTGTTTCTGTAGAAGCAAGACATGCCGCAGCGATAAGAAGTTTGATTAATCCGAATTCTAAAGATTTTGCCGGAGATGATATTGTAAATATGTCAACAGGTTTAGATGATGCAAAAGATCCTTCTAAAATACTGCCGATTGCCGCTGGTTTTATTACCACAAAATTTACAGCTAAATACTTGCCTTAA
- a CDS encoding LacI family DNA-binding transcriptional regulator encodes MKAKATLKQIAKELGVSVSTVSKALNDSPEISEQTKVKIKEYAKLKNYKPNVIGLNLKNRKTKTIGVIIPNILNSFFAKVFSGIEKVADKKGYNVITCISNESLEKEVHTLEMLSNGTIDGFILSVSKEAQTLQDYNHFSEIINDGTPIVMFDRIADEVDCDKVVVDDFDSAINSTQHLIDLGCKNIALISSVDNISVGRLRTEGYLKALKDNNIPVNEKIILRTDSEEDMKAKIEGIFDHKIDGIFALDENDSVAALRVSLKKGFRVPEDISIIGFADGILASRRLSPSLTTVSQHGVEIGEVAAKRLIERLEEPEGTVSEYETIVIKTKLKERESTRKV; translated from the coding sequence ATGAAAGCTAAAGCAACTCTAAAACAAATTGCGAAAGAACTAGGAGTTTCTGTGTCAACAGTGTCTAAAGCTCTGAATGACAGTCCGGAAATTAGTGAGCAAACGAAGGTTAAGATTAAGGAGTATGCAAAACTCAAAAATTATAAGCCGAATGTTATTGGTCTGAATTTAAAAAATCGTAAAACAAAAACGATTGGAGTAATTATTCCTAATATTTTAAATTCTTTCTTCGCGAAAGTTTTTAGCGGTATTGAGAAAGTTGCCGATAAAAAAGGATACAATGTAATTACGTGTATTTCTAATGAATCTCTAGAAAAAGAAGTTCATACTTTAGAAATGCTAAGCAACGGAACAATCGACGGATTCATTCTATCAGTTTCTAAAGAAGCTCAAACACTTCAAGATTACAATCATTTTTCTGAGATTATTAATGATGGAACGCCAATTGTGATGTTTGATCGTATTGCAGATGAAGTTGATTGCGATAAAGTTGTAGTTGATGATTTTGATTCGGCTATAAATTCTACTCAACATTTAATTGATTTAGGATGTAAAAATATTGCGCTAATTTCTTCTGTAGATAATATAAGTGTGGGAAGGTTGAGAACAGAAGGCTATTTAAAAGCTTTAAAAGACAATAATATTCCAGTTAACGAAAAAATTATTCTTCGTACCGATTCTGAAGAAGATATGAAAGCTAAAATCGAAGGAATTTTTGATCATAAAATTGACGGAATTTTTGCTTTGGATGAAAATGATTCAGTTGCAGCATTAAGAGTAAGTTTGAAAAAAGGATTTAGAGTTCCAGAAGATATTTCGATTATAGGTTTCGCAGATGGAATTTTAGCTTCAAGACGTTTATCGCCAAGTTTGACAACTGTAAGTCAGCACGGAGTTGAAATTGGAGAAGTTGCTGCTAAAAGATTAATCGAAAGATTAGAAGAGCCAGAAGGAACAGTTTCAGAATACGAAACGATTGTTATTAAAACAAAGTTGAAAGAAAGAGAATCGACTAGAAAAGTTTAG
- the tsf gene encoding translation elongation factor Ts, translated as MATITAADVNKLRQSTGAGMMDCKKALVEAEGDFDKAIQILREKGQKVAANRSDRESSEGAAVSFINADNTKGAIITLNCETDFVGKNEAFVTLAKDLVERAINFSSKEDFLASDFNGITVAEKLIEQTGVIGEKIEIGGFEILEGAYVGSYVHVNKIAALTAISAPVANAEALTKDVSMQVASMGADTLSYKDFDPAFVESELAARIAVIEKDNEEAARLGKTLKNVPKYISFSQLTPEVIKQAEEDAKAELKAEGKPEQIWDKILPGKVQRFISDNTTLDQEKALLDQNFIKDDSKKVGDYVKGFNVEITGFKRVTLG; from the coding sequence ATGGCAACAATTACTGCTGCAGACGTAAATAAATTAAGACAATCTACAGGTGCCGGAATGATGGACTGTAAAAAAGCTTTAGTTGAAGCTGAAGGAGATTTCGATAAAGCTATCCAAATTCTTAGAGAAAAAGGACAAAAAGTTGCTGCTAACCGTTCTGACCGTGAGTCTTCTGAAGGAGCTGCTGTTTCTTTTATCAATGCTGACAACACTAAAGGAGCTATCATCACTTTAAACTGCGAAACTGACTTCGTAGGTAAAAATGAAGCTTTCGTAACTTTAGCTAAAGATTTAGTTGAAAGAGCTATTAATTTCTCTTCTAAAGAAGATTTCTTAGCTTCTGATTTCAACGGAATCACTGTTGCTGAAAAATTAATCGAGCAAACAGGTGTTATAGGTGAGAAAATCGAAATCGGTGGTTTCGAAATTTTAGAAGGTGCTTACGTTGGATCTTATGTTCACGTTAACAAAATTGCTGCTTTAACTGCAATTTCTGCTCCAGTGGCTAACGCTGAAGCTTTAACAAAAGACGTTTCTATGCAAGTTGCTTCTATGGGAGCTGATACTTTATCTTACAAAGATTTTGATCCTGCTTTCGTTGAATCTGAACTTGCTGCTCGTATTGCTGTAATCGAAAAAGATAACGAAGAAGCTGCACGTTTAGGAAAAACTTTAAAAAATGTTCCTAAATACATCTCTTTCTCTCAATTAACTCCTGAAGTTATCAAACAAGCTGAAGAAGATGCTAAAGCTGAATTAAAAGCTGAAGGAAAACCAGAGCAAATCTGGGACAAAATTCTTCCAGGAAAAGTACAACGTTTTATTTCTGACAACACTACTTTAGATCAAGAAAAAGCTTTATTAGATCAAAACTTCATCAAAGATGACAGTAAAAAAGTTGGTGATTATGTTAAAGGATTCAATGTTGAAATCACTGGTTTCAAAAGAGTAACTTTAGGTTAA
- the rplM gene encoding 50S ribosomal protein L13 produces MDALSYKTVSASKATVTKEWIVVDAEGHNLGRLASKVAMILRGKYKPSYTPHVDCGDNVIVINSEKINLTGTKMNDKIYMRHTGYPGGQRTLTAKVLQAKNPAALVEKAVKGMLPKNKLGAELFRNLNVVVGAEHKHGAQKPRTVNLNDLK; encoded by the coding sequence ATGGACGCATTAAGCTACAAAACAGTTTCAGCTAGCAAAGCCACTGTAACTAAAGAGTGGATTGTTGTTGACGCTGAAGGTCATAACTTAGGACGTCTTGCTTCTAAAGTTGCAATGATCTTAAGAGGTAAGTACAAGCCAAGTTACACACCGCACGTTGACTGTGGAGATAACGTAATTGTTATCAACTCAGAAAAAATTAACCTTACAGGTACAAAAATGAATGACAAAATTTACATGCGTCATACAGGTTACCCAGGAGGACAAAGAACTTTAACTGCTAAAGTATTGCAAGCTAAAAATCCAGCTGCATTAGTAGAAAAAGCTGTAAAAGGTATGTTACCTAAAAACAAATTAGGAGCAGAACTTTTTAGAAATCTAAATGTTGTTGTAGGAGCTGAGCACAAACACGGAGCTCAAAAACCTAGAACTGTTAACCTAAATGATCTTAAGTAA
- the rpsI gene encoding 30S ribosomal protein S9: protein MGVIHKIGRRKTAVARVYVSEGTGNITVNKKEFATYFPTATLQYKVLQPLSMTENASNFDVKVNVYGGGTTGQAEAVRMALARVMCEVNAENRAILKPEGLLTRDPRMVERKKFGQKKARKRFQFSKR from the coding sequence ATGGGAGTTATTCACAAAATCGGTAGAAGAAAAACCGCTGTTGCACGTGTATACGTTTCTGAGGGAACTGGAAACATCACTGTAAACAAAAAAGAATTCGCAACTTACTTTCCAACTGCAACTTTACAATACAAAGTTTTACAACCGCTTTCTATGACAGAAAACGCTAGTAACTTTGACGTAAAAGTAAACGTTTACGGAGGTGGTACAACTGGTCAGGCAGAAGCTGTAAGAATGGCATTAGCACGCGTAATGTGTGAAGTTAACGCTGAAAACAGAGCTATCCTTAAACCAGAAGGTTTATTAACAAGAGACCCAAGAATGGTTGAACGTAAGAAATTCGGTCAGAAGAAAGCTCGTAAGAGATTCCAATTCTCTAAACGTTAA
- the rpsB gene encoding 30S ribosomal protein S2 — protein sequence MANKIEVKELLEAGVHFGHMTRKWDPNMAPYIYMERNGIHIINLYKTAAKIEEANEALKKIAASGRKILFVATKKQAKDIVADKAKAANMPYITERWPGGMLTNFVTIRKAVKKMSSIDKMKKDGTFNTLSKKERLQVDRLRAKLEKNLGSIADMSRLPAALFVVDIKAEHIAIKEAQKLNIPVFAMVDTNSDPREVDYVIPANDDASKSIDKILSLVTTAVIEGLSDRGAEKEVEAAEEAPAVEAEAAPATEE from the coding sequence ATGGCAAACAAAATAGAAGTAAAAGAATTACTAGAAGCAGGTGTTCACTTCGGACACATGACTAGAAAATGGGATCCAAACATGGCTCCTTACATTTATATGGAGCGTAATGGTATTCACATCATTAACCTATATAAAACTGCAGCTAAAATTGAAGAGGCTAACGAAGCTTTGAAAAAAATCGCTGCATCAGGTAGAAAAATCTTATTCGTAGCTACCAAAAAACAAGCAAAAGACATCGTTGCTGATAAAGCAAAAGCAGCAAACATGCCTTACATCACTGAAAGATGGCCAGGTGGTATGTTGACTAACTTCGTAACTATCAGAAAGGCAGTTAAAAAAATGTCTTCTATCGATAAAATGAAGAAAGATGGTACTTTCAACACTTTATCTAAAAAAGAGCGTTTACAAGTTGATCGTCTACGTGCTAAATTAGAGAAAAACTTAGGTTCAATTGCTGATATGTCTAGACTACCTGCAGCATTGTTCGTAGTAGATATCAAAGCTGAACACATCGCAATAAAAGAAGCTCAAAAATTAAACATTCCAGTTTTCGCAATGGTTGATACGAATTCTGACCCAAGAGAGGTTGATTACGTAATTCCTGCAAATGATGATGCTTCTAAATCAATTGACAAAATTTTATCTTTAGTAACTACTGCAGTAATCGAAGGTCTTTCTGACAGAGGTGCTGAAAAAGAAGTTGAAGCTGCTGAAGAAGCTCCTGCTGTTGAGGCTGAAGCTGCTCCTGCAACTGAAGAATAA